Genomic segment of Pseudomonas sp. CCI4.2:
GCAGCGAACCGACCATGGCGGCGGTACTGTCAGCGACCAACGCGCGGCCCATTTTCGGCATGTAGCCGTCCTTGCCCATCAACCCGGCGCGTTTGGCGACGCCGATCAAGGTGCCGGAGTTGTCGAACAAATCGACGAACAAGAACGAGAAAATCACGCTGAACAAGCCGATGTCCAACGCGCCCCTGATGTCCAGTTGCAGGAAGGTCGGGGCCAGGGACGGCGGCATCGACATCACGCCACCAAACGGCGAGAAGTGGAAGATGATGGACACAATCGTTACCGCCAGAATCCCGATCAACACCGCGCCTTTCACCCGCAGGGCTTCCAGCGCCACAATCAGGAAAAAGCCGAGGGTGGCGAGAATCGGTCCCGGTTTGGCCAAGTCGCCCAAGCCGACGAAGGTGGCTTGATCCGCCACCACGACGCCGGCGTTTTTCAGGGCGATCAGCGCCAGGAACAAGCCAATGCCTGCCGCAATGGCCGAGCGTAGCGGCAGCGGGATGCTGTTGATGATCCATTCGCGAATCTTGAAAATCGACAGGATGAAAAACATCACCGCCGAGATAAACACCGCGCCCAGCGCTACTTGCCAGGTGTGGCCCATGTGCAGAACCACGGTGTAGGTAAAGAAGGCGTTAAGGCCCATGCCCGGTGCGAGGGCGATCGGGTAGTTGGCGATGAAGCCCATGATGGCTGAGCCGATGGCAGCGGCAAGGCAGGTCGCGACGAAGACCGCGCCTTTGTCCATGCCGGTGTCGCCGAGG
This window contains:
- a CDS encoding NCS2 family permease codes for the protein MLERLFQLNAHNTNVRTEILAGVTTFLAMAYILFVNPSILGDTGMDKGAVFVATCLAAAIGSAIMGFIANYPIALAPGMGLNAFFTYTVVLHMGHTWQVALGAVFISAVMFFILSIFKIREWIINSIPLPLRSAIAAGIGLFLALIALKNAGVVVADQATFVGLGDLAKPGPILATLGFFLIVALEALRVKGAVLIGILAVTIVSIIFHFSPFGGVMSMPPSLAPTFLQLDIRGALDIGLFSVIFSFLFVDLFDNSGTLIGVAKRAGLMGKDGYMPKMGRALVADSTAAMVGSLLGTSTTTSYIESAAGVSAGGRTGLTAIVVAILFLLALFFAPLAGSVPAYATAPALMFVGVLMMSGLAEVEWDDITIAAPVAITALAMPFTFSIANGIALGFISWTAIKLMSGRGRELNSALVILSILFVIKLGWFSA